Within Bacteroidota bacterium, the genomic segment GATCGTAAAAAGCGCATTGAAATTTCATCTAAGCTTATAGGTAAAGCGGTTTTCAATTCCATTCTGATAACACTCGTTTCCTTCAGTCCTATTTTATTCCTGGAAGGTCAGGAGCATAAACTGTTTTCTCCGCTTGTCTGGACAAAGACCTTTGCCATGTTGGGCTCAGCGTTTGTTGCGATTTTCCTTATTCCGGTTTTAATGATCTTCTTTCTTAAAGGGGAAATTCGCCCTGAAAGTAAGCATCCTGTTTCAAGATTTTTCATCTGGATATATACTCCAATAATACGATGGTGTTTGAAATGGAAAAAAACAACCATTGTATTAAGTGTGGCTTTGATTTTAGGCAGCATTCCATTAGTGCTCAATTTAGGAACTGAATTTATGCCTCCTTTGGATGAAGGCTCATTACTTTTTATGCCTGTAACTATGCCCGATATTTCTAATTCAGAAGTTAAACGTATTATGCAGGTGCAGGATAAATTAATTTTATCTGTACCCGAAGTGGAAAATGTGTTAGGTAAAGCAGGCCGGGCAAATACTGCAACCGATAATGCGCCCATGAGCATGATCGAAACAATTATCCTGTTAAAACCGCGTGACCAATGGCGCAAAGGGAAAACAAAGAATGATATTATCAATGAGTTAAATTCGAAGATGCAGATACCCGGAGTGATCAATGGATGGACACAACCAATTATCAACAGGATAAACATGCTCTCTACAGGAATAAGAACAGATGTTGGAATAAAGATCTATGGACAGAATCTGGACACTATAAATAAGCTTGCTCAACAATTTAAAAAAGAATTGACAGGACTTGAAGGCATTAAAGATTTATACGTAGAGCCAATTGTTGGAGGAAAATATATTGATGTGGTAATAAAAAAAGAAGAAATAGGAAGATATGGACTTTCGGTTGATGATGTAAATATGTTCATTGAAACAGCATTAGGGGGAATGAACGTAACTACTACTATTGAAGGCAGAGAGCGGTTCACGGTAAACATACGTTTTGCCCAGGATTATCGTGATCAAATTCGAAAATTTAAAGACCTGCAAATACAAGCTATGGATTTTGGACCAATACCTCTTTCAGCAGTTGCAGAGATTAAAATTTCAGAAGGTCCTCCAATGATCAATTCTGAGAATGCAATGCTAAGGGGAACGCTTTTATTCAATGTACGTGAACGGGATATGGGCAGTACGGTAGCGGATGCCAAAACAAAATTAGAACCATTCATAAAAAAACTACCTAAAGGTTATTTCCTTGATTGGAGCGGGCAATATGAGAATCAGGTACGTGCACAGAATAGATTAATGTTTATTATTCCCATCGTTCTTTTAATAATCATGATAATTCTATATTTCACTTTTAAAAATATCCGGGAAGTGTTAATAGTTCTTTCCGCTGTTCCCGTTGCTCTTGTCGGAGGAGTATATTCACTGCATTTTTTCGGAGTTAATTTTTCAGTAGCCGTTGCAGTTGGGTTCATTGCTCTATTTGGAATTGCTGTTGAAACAGGAGTGTTAATGCTGGTATACATGAACAATTCCGTGTTCAAAAAATCAGAAAAAAATAAAGAGGAAAATAAAAGCATGACCAAACAGGGTATCGAAGATGCTATTTATGAGGGGGCAGCTTTAAGATTACGTCCAAAACTTATGACAGTGCTTGTGGATATAATCGGGCTAATGCCCATATTGATTGCCACAGGCACCGGAAGTGACGTAATGAAGCCAATTACTATTCCGTTTGTTTTCGGTTTAATTACGTCAACTCTTTTTGTTTTGATCGTGTTACCGGTGGTGTATGCTATCGTCAGAGAATATGAGCTACGAAAACACGGGGAATTAAAAATTCAGGAGTTTGAAGATTAATAAAATTATAATGAACAACAAAAATTTAAATATAAAATTGCGCTTATTTGTCATCGTATTTGCTATTTATGCTCATCTCTCAAATGCGCAACCAATGTCTCTTGATAGCATTTTGAATACAATAAAAATAAATAATTCAGAGCTTAAAATTTATGATGACCAGATAAAAGCTTACAATGAATACGCAAAAGGTGCAAGGGCTCTTGACCCGCCGCAAATAGGCGGCGGATTTTTTATGACTCCTTATGATCCTCTAATGTGGCAACCGGATATAATGAATAATAGCAATGGAATGGGGTCATTTATGATCTCTGTACAGCAAATGTTTATAAATCCAAATAAGTTAAATGCCAATGCTGCATACATGAAGAGTATGTCGGGTATAGATTCAGCAATGCAAAGATCAATGAGAAACGAAATGTTCTCAATGGCAAAGATGAACTACTATGAATGGATGATTATGAAGAAAAAACTGGTTGTCCTTAATGAAAGTGAAGAGTTGCTCAACTACCTGATAAAATCAACTGAATTAAAATATACTTACGGAATGGATAAGTTAAACTCCTACTACAAAGCAAAAGCAATGCTCGGAGAAATGCAAATAATGAAAGTAATGGCAGAGCAAGGAATAAAACAAAAAATGATTGTATTGAATACACTTATGAACCGTGATAAAAATAGAACCTTTGATATTGACACGTCTTATATTCTCAAAAACTATGAACTGAAAGTAGCAGATAGCACAGCTATTAAAAGCAGAAGTGACTATACTGTTCTTTCTCAGAATATAAATGTATTGAAAGCAAAACAAAATTATGAGTATTCCAAACGACTTCCCGATTTTGGAATTAAATACGATCACATGCTTGCTTTTGGCACGCAGCCGCAGCAATTCAGCGCTATGGCAATGGTAACTATCCCCATTACTCCCTGGTCTTCTAAAATGTATAAATCAAATGTTACAGGATTGGGCTTTGAAATAGAAGCCGGTAAAGACAAACAACAAAGTTTTATAAATCAGGTAAGCGGAAATATTGAAAATATTAAGGTTCAGATTAAAAGCAAAAGGCAGCAAATTGAACTCTCTGAAAAAATCATAATTCCATCTATGAATAAAAATTATGAAACGGAATTGATCGCTTACGAGCAAAATACAGAAATGCTTTTCATGGTTCTTGACGCATGGCAAAATCTAAAGGTATCCCAACTCATGTATCTTGATCAGCTGATGGAATTACTTGCATTGCAAATACAATATGAAAAACAACTCGAAATCCGATAATGAATAAACATATAGTCATATTATTTGTATTAATTGGCTTTATGTTGTCATGCAGTGATAATACTGAACACGATAATCATAAAGAACATAAATCAAAGACCTATACTTGCCCGATGCATCCTCAAATAACAAAAAATGAACCCGGACAATGCCCGATATGCGGAATGAAATTGGTGGAAAAGGAGAATGATGGTCACAGCACAAATGACAGTATAATATCACTTTTACTGAAGCCAACGAATGAATATGTATTTAGCCGGGTGAAAACAACGTCTCTGCACCAAAAAGAATTTCCGGTTGAAATTACTGCCACAGGAACAATAAAATATGATACAAGAGAAGTAAACACTGTTTCGGCACGCGTATCAGGATGGATTGAAAAGCTGTATATAAAATATCAGTTTCAGCCTGTTTCTAAAGGGGAAAGGCTAATGGACATATACAGCAAAGAGCTTTTAACAGCGCAGGAAAATTTTCTCTTTCTATTAAAAAATGATGCGGAAAATGAAACACTGATTAATGCTGCGGAAAAAAGATTATTTCTTCAGGGACTTAGCAAAGAGCAAATTGACAAACTAAAGCGAGCTCAAAAAGTATTTCATGCGGTATCAATCTTTAGTCCTTACAGCGGCCACTTACATGATCTGAATGGCACAACAATAGCTTCACCGGACGAAGTCAGCGGAATGAATAACGGGGAAAGATCAACCGCTGAATTGATAATTAAAGAAGGAATGTATATACGTGCAGGACAAAGCATTTTTAATATTTACAATACCGAAAAAGTCTGGGCGGCACTTGATATATATAGCGAAAATATTCAATTATTAAAGACGGGTCAGCGGGTTATTCTTTTCATGAATGGAAGTAAAGAAGATACACTTGAAGGAAAAATAGATTTTATTGAACCGGCTTTTAACAAAGGCCGGAAAACAGCTTCCGCAAGAGTTTATCTTGATAACTCAAAACATAAACTTAAAATTGGACTGCTTCTAAAGGCCAATGTGTATGTTGGAGCAAAAAAGGGATTTTTCATTCCCTCCACTGCTATTGTTCATCTGGGCAACGCCGAAATTGTGTTTTTAAGGGAAAAGGATATTTTAAAATCAAAAGTTATTACAACAGGTATAAAAGCAGGAGAATTTACAGAAGTTATTTCGGGTATTTCAGAAAGTGATAAGATAGCTGCAAATGCACAAATGTTGATTGACAGTGAAAGTTTTATCAGGTTAAATCCTGAAGAATAAATTAATATGACTGTAAGAATTTTATATTTTATTGTTTCACTTTTCTTGATTAGCTGTAACTCCAGGCAAGAAAAGGAAAATCCGGATGTTTATTACACCTGCTCCATGGATCCTCAGGTGAGAGAAAACAAACCGGGTACCTGCCCTATTTGTAAAATGCCTCTTACTGCTGTAAAAAAATCACAGGATGAAGATAATGATCAATTGCATTTGAGTGATCAGCAGGTACGGCTTGGCCATATATTAGTTGACACTGTTAAGAAACATGTGTTTGGATCAGAACTATTTTTGACCGGGACATTAGTAGCCAATCAGAATAAAACGGTTGTAATAAGTTCAAGAGTGATGGGAAGAATTGAAAAACTTTATTTTAAAAATACAGGAGAAGATATTCATAAAGGAGAACCCATTTATGATATTTATAGCGAGGAAATAAATCTGGCTTTAAAAGAACTAAAATTGGCAATTGAAAAAAAGAAAACTCAAATAAATATAACCATTGATATAGACAGGATGATTAGCAGTGCGAGAAACAAACTTGTGCTTTTTGGACTTTCAGAATCACAAATTAACGAGTTGGAAGAGGCCGGTAATTTTACCCAATTAATAACCATCAAAAGTCCTGATGATGGGGTAATTACTTCAATTGATATTACAGAAGGTAATTATGTGATGGAAGGCGGCAGTGTATTGCACCTGGCAGATTATTCGAGCTTGTGGGCAGAAGCACAGGTTTTTTCAGAAGATATGGCAAAGATCAAAGAAAGCATGGCCGCCCGGGTTTTCTTTCCCAACAATTCAAAACTAAACATTGAAGGCAAGGTTATATTCACAAATCCTGAATTGAATACTACCTCAAAGATCAATCTTATCAGAATAGAAATTGTTAATGAAAAGAATGTATTAAAACCAG encodes:
- a CDS encoding TolC family protein, encoding MNNKNLNIKLRLFVIVFAIYAHLSNAQPMSLDSILNTIKINNSELKIYDDQIKAYNEYAKGARALDPPQIGGGFFMTPYDPLMWQPDIMNNSNGMGSFMISVQQMFINPNKLNANAAYMKSMSGIDSAMQRSMRNEMFSMAKMNYYEWMIMKKKLVVLNESEELLNYLIKSTELKYTYGMDKLNSYYKAKAMLGEMQIMKVMAEQGIKQKMIVLNTLMNRDKNRTFDIDTSYILKNYELKVADSTAIKSRSDYTVLSQNINVLKAKQNYEYSKRLPDFGIKYDHMLAFGTQPQQFSAMAMVTIPITPWSSKMYKSNVTGLGFEIEAGKDKQQSFINQVSGNIENIKVQIKSKRQQIELSEKIIIPSMNKNYETELIAYEQNTEMLFMVLDAWQNLKVSQLMYLDQLMELLALQIQYEKQLEIR
- a CDS encoding efflux RND transporter permease subunit translates to MINYFIAWSVKNRFIVLFIAVVIAAYGIFSVKNTPVDAIPDLSENQVIIFTEWMGRSPQIIEDQITYPLVSNLQGIPRVKNIRAASMFGMSFVFVIFNDDVDIYWARTRVLERLNYAQRLLPEGITPTLGPDGTGLGHIFWYTLDAPGYDLGELRALQDWYVRFALQTVDGVSEVASFGGFQKQYQVVVDPYKLRYYNIPLMDVVNKIKANNNDVGGRKFEQSDIGYIIRGLGYIKNINEIENIPLKTLNTVPIRVKDVAKVQTGGELRLGIVDENGDGEKVGGIVVMRYGENAKDVIDRLKEKIKDVEKGLPEGVKFKVAYDRSVLIDETIDTLSEAVTEEIIIVCIVLFIFLLHVRSALIVVITIPMSVLIAFILMKWFGITSNIMSLAGVALAVGDLVDAGIVMVENAMKELAEERGSAEIKLSEIDRKKRIEISSKLIGKAVFNSILITLVSFSPILFLEGQEHKLFSPLVWTKTFAMLGSAFVAIFLIPVLMIFFLKGEIRPESKHPVSRFFIWIYTPIIRWCLKWKKTTIVLSVALILGSIPLVLNLGTEFMPPLDEGSLLFMPVTMPDISNSEVKRIMQVQDKLILSVPEVENVLGKAGRANTATDNAPMSMIETIILLKPRDQWRKGKTKNDIINELNSKMQIPGVINGWTQPIINRINMLSTGIRTDVGIKIYGQNLDTINKLAQQFKKELTGLEGIKDLYVEPIVGGKYIDVVIKKEEIGRYGLSVDDVNMFIETALGGMNVTTTIEGRERFTVNIRFAQDYRDQIRKFKDLQIQAMDFGPIPLSAVAEIKISEGPPMINSENAMLRGTLLFNVRERDMGSTVADAKTKLEPFIKKLPKGYFLDWSGQYENQVRAQNRLMFIIPIVLLIIMIILYFTFKNIREVLIVLSAVPVALVGGVYSLHFFGVNFSVAVAVGFIALFGIAVETGVLMLVYMNNSVFKKSEKNKEENKSMTKQGIEDAIYEGAALRLRPKLMTVLVDIIGLMPILIATGTGSDVMKPITIPFVFGLITSTLFVLIVLPVVYAIVREYELRKHGELKIQEFED
- a CDS encoding efflux RND transporter periplasmic adaptor subunit; amino-acid sequence: MNKHIVILFVLIGFMLSCSDNTEHDNHKEHKSKTYTCPMHPQITKNEPGQCPICGMKLVEKENDGHSTNDSIISLLLKPTNEYVFSRVKTTSLHQKEFPVEITATGTIKYDTREVNTVSARVSGWIEKLYIKYQFQPVSKGERLMDIYSKELLTAQENFLFLLKNDAENETLINAAEKRLFLQGLSKEQIDKLKRAQKVFHAVSIFSPYSGHLHDLNGTTIASPDEVSGMNNGERSTAELIIKEGMYIRAGQSIFNIYNTEKVWAALDIYSENIQLLKTGQRVILFMNGSKEDTLEGKIDFIEPAFNKGRKTASARVYLDNSKHKLKIGLLLKANVYVGAKKGFFIPSTAIVHLGNAEIVFLREKDILKSKVITTGIKAGEFTEVISGISESDKIAANAQMLIDSESFIRLNPEE
- a CDS encoding efflux RND transporter periplasmic adaptor subunit; translation: MTVRILYFIVSLFLISCNSRQEKENPDVYYTCSMDPQVRENKPGTCPICKMPLTAVKKSQDEDNDQLHLSDQQVRLGHILVDTVKKHVFGSELFLTGTLVANQNKTVVISSRVMGRIEKLYFKNTGEDIHKGEPIYDIYSEEINLALKELKLAIEKKKTQINITIDIDRMISSARNKLVLFGLSESQINELEEAGNFTQLITIKSPDDGVITSIDITEGNYVMEGGSVLHLADYSSLWAEAQVFSEDMAKIKESMAARVFFPNNSKLNIEGKVIFTNPELNTTSKINLIRIEIVNEKNVLKPGMQINASVLYDEFATIALPTDAIILEEKGATVWLKTEKNKYKSVMVHTGIESNGYTQVLHGIEMGDIAVVSGNYLLQSEYTFKKGSSVMQGHQH